A genomic stretch from Lathyrus oleraceus cultivar Zhongwan6 chromosome 2, CAAS_Psat_ZW6_1.0, whole genome shotgun sequence includes:
- the LOC127119040 gene encoding uncharacterized protein LOC127119040 isoform X2 produces the protein MVVGKFGYEHGIGTLKDNCTQKLRNCTQEFSWVGLPWTCRKRRNHYQSFKRNGFQIFANDFVFVLAEENKRLVAYLEDLYEDSRGNKMVVVRWFHRIDEVGIVLPHSFSDREVLFSLFLQDLSIECIDGLTSVLSPQHFASYWNKVRHPCPEPFVCSKKFDNDDVKPFDITQIKGYWRQEILRHVCVNSDSKSNGSSGQSEDGPELEENLQSSSGIRPMKRQRFTKVDGTDAVELVALCTKVDGTDAVELVALESENLSNCKIDAKTSSGNNSLKLAGSTKMATIKEANEPASHYLAVGSEVEVLSQDSGIRGCWFRASVVKKSKDKVKVQYYDLQDAEDEAKKLEEWILASRIVVPDDLGLRLPERTRIRPQSNKRGNSFVADVGYIVDAWWHDGWWEGIVIQKEFDARYHAKYNVYFPGEKTVSVFGPCNLRHSRDWTGNGWVKLRGRPDIVTSNLSLSTLSSLKTKQDLCKSYIKKSNAAPIGAGIQSKHTDIYLGSSEKDKLIRKPEVVPDLLKDVLLSQLRWKSSRKRNQGRTYPLNQKYCDRQRKLSPSFLESDDSDSFVIPASLKVDHDDYKYQGDPSIFSSSVVPSLTNMVMCR, from the exons GCGAATGATTTTGTCTTTGTTTTAGCAGAAGAGAACAAACGTCTGGTTGCCTACTTGGAAGACCTGTACGAGGATTCCAGAGGCAACAAGATGGTTGTAGTTCGCTGGTTTCATAGAATTGATGAGGTTGGTATTGTTTTACCTCACAGTTTTAGTGACAGAGAAGTTTTGTTTTCTCTTTTTCTTCAAGATCTGAGTATTGAATGCATAGATGGTTTGACTTCCGTCCTCAGTCCCCAGCACTTCGCAAGTTATTGGAATAAAGTTCGTCACCCCTGTCCAGAACCATTTGTGTGCAGCAAGAAGTTTGATAATGATGATGTCAAACCCTTTGATATAACTCAAATTAAGGGTTATTGGAGACAGGAAATACTGAGGCATGTGTGTGTCAACTCTGACTCAAAGTCTAATGGGAGTTCAGGGCAATCAGAAGATGGCCCAGAACTTGAAGAAAATCTCCAGTCCTCTTCTGGGATCAGACCTATGAAGAGACAGCGTTTCACAAAAGTTGACGGAACAGATGCGGTTGAGTTAGTTGCCCTTTGCACAAAAGTTGATGGAACAGATGCGGTTGAGTTAGTTGCCCTTGAATCGGAAAATTTGAGTAATTGTAAGATTGATGCCAAAACCAGCAGTGGAAACAATTCCTTAAAACTTGCCGGGTCCACCAAGATGGCCaccatcaaagaggcaaatgaaCCTGCTTCACATTATTTAGCCGTAGGTTCCGAAGTTGAGGTCCTCTCTCAAGACAGTGGAATTAGAGGATGTTGGTTTAGAGCTTCAGTTGTCAAGAAGAGCAAAGATAAAGTGAAGGTGCAATATTACGACCTCCAGGATGCTGAGGATGAAGCTAAGAAGCTTGAG GAATGGATTTTAGCTTCTAGAATTGTGGTACCTGATGATCTGGGTCTCCGACTACCTGAGAGGACCAGGATCCGACCACAGTCGAACAAACGAGGAAATTCATTTGTGGCTGATGTTGGTTACATTGTTGATGCCTGGTGGCATGATGGATGGTGGGAAGGCATTGTGATTCAAAAAGAGTTTGATGCCCGATATCATGCCAAATATAACGTTTATTTCCCAG GTGAAAAGACAGTCTCAGTTTTTGGTCCTTGTAACTTACGGCATTCTCGAGATTGGACGGGGAATGGGTGGGTGAAATTAAGAGGAAGGCCAGATATTGTTACTTCTAACTTATCATTATCAACATTATCAAGCttgaaaacaaaacaagatttATGCAAATCTTATATAAAAAAATCAAACGCAGCACCTATAGGGGCTGGAATACAATCTAAGCATACTGATATTTACTTAGGTTCTTCTGAAAAGGATAAACTTATTAGAAAGCCCGAGGTTGTTCCAGATCTTTTGAAGGATGTTTTGTTATCTCAGTTAAGGTGGAAGTCATCCCGTAAAAGGAATCAAGGTCGTACCTATCCTCTGAATCAAAAATACTGTGATAGACAGAGGAAATTGTCCCCATCGTTTCTGGAGTCTGATGATTCAGATAGTTTTGTGATTCCAGCTTCATTGAAAGTTGACCATGACGACTACAAGTACCAAGGAGATCCTTCCATTTTCAGTTCCTCTGTCGTCCCATCTTTAACCAACATGGTTATGTGTAGATGA